In one Bacillota bacterium genomic region, the following are encoded:
- a CDS encoding methyltransferase domain-containing protein, with protein MESLFDSIASEYDRWYETPMGRYVDRVQKRAMMKMARPNRGEKALDLGCGTGNLTEVLCRLDLEVAGIDASGAMLAQAWRRLAGYPGVRLVHGFMEDVPFEDGAFDLVTALVSLEFARDAKAALREACRVTRPQGRVVVGFLNAEGPWAVHYRRLTEAGEAPLFAEARFFTARELEAIFPPGRTAMLAALWYRPEAGGRVRPADPLREWLGGLTRARGWSFGVMRWQRSSVI; from the coding sequence ATGGAGTCCCTATTTGACTCCATTGCGTCGGAGTATGACCGCTGGTACGAGACCCCCATGGGCAGGTACGTGGACCGGGTGCAGAAGAGGGCCATGATGAAGATGGCTAGGCCGAACAGAGGGGAGAAGGCCCTGGACCTTGGGTGCGGCACAGGCAATCTCACGGAGGTCCTGTGCAGATTGGACCTAGAGGTTGCCGGGATCGACGCCTCAGGAGCCATGCTGGCCCAGGCCTGGAGGAGGCTGGCTGGGTACCCCGGGGTTAGACTGGTTCATGGGTTCATGGAAGATGTGCCCTTTGAGGATGGGGCCTTTGACCTGGTGACCGCCCTGGTGTCCCTGGAGTTTGCCAGGGATGCCAAGGCGGCTCTCCGGGAGGCCTGCCGGGTTACCCGCCCCCAGGGCCGTGTTGTGGTGGGATTCCTCAATGCCGAGGGGCCCTGGGCCGTCCACTACCGCAGGCTTACAGAGGCAGGAGAGGCCCCTCTCTTTGCTGAGGCCAGGTTCTTCACTGCCAGGGAGCTGGAGGCCATCTTTCCCCCGGGGCGCACCGCGATGCTGGCGGCCCTGTGGTACAGGCCGGAGGCCGGAGGAAGGGTGCGGCCAGCAGACCCGCTCAGGGAATGGCTGGGAGGGCTCACGCGGGCACGCGGCTGGAGTTTCGGGGTTATGCGCTGGCAGAGAAGCAGTGTGATATGA
- the thiT gene encoding energy-coupled thiamine transporter ThiT encodes MKRFSVRVLAEIGLAGALSIVLSMFDFYRMPQGGTVNLAMLPVFVLAFRRGPAAGVATGVLAGALQMLVDPFFVHPLQVTLDYFLAWGALGLAGFLPGSIPLGILLGSAGRFVFHYISGVWYFAHFAPEGMAAWHYVSAYILSHLLPASALSAIVCMILARRLKVREKN; translated from the coding sequence ATGAAGAGGTTTTCCGTGAGAGTCTTGGCGGAGATAGGGTTGGCTGGAGCCCTCTCCATCGTGCTGAGCATGTTCGACTTCTACCGGATGCCCCAGGGAGGAACAGTGAATCTGGCCATGCTTCCCGTGTTTGTCCTTGCTTTCCGGCGGGGTCCCGCCGCAGGGGTGGCCACAGGTGTGCTGGCCGGTGCCCTGCAGATGCTGGTGGACCCATTCTTTGTCCACCCCCTCCAGGTAACCCTGGACTACTTCCTGGCCTGGGGAGCGCTGGGCTTGGCCGGGTTCCTGCCCGGCAGCATCCCCCTGGGCATACTCCTGGGCTCCGCCGGGCGGTTCGTTTTCCACTACATCTCGGGTGTGTGGTACTTCGCCCACTTTGCCCCCGAAGGGATGGCGGCGTGGCACTACGTGTCGGCCTACATCCTATCTCACCTGCTCCCTGCCTCGGCGCTCTCGGCGATTGTGTGCATGATACTGGCAAGACGACTGAAGGTCCGTGAGAAGAATTGA
- a CDS encoding type II toxin-antitoxin system RelE/ParE family toxin, which yields MAKYRVDVSEPAENDLRDIVRYISAQLPAPMTDLKIMNTIEEAITGLADIPHSCPPVTDERLASMGYRKLIIKNYIAFFTIDEKAKVVDVERILYTRRDWLQIL from the coding sequence ATGGCAAAATATAGGGTTGATGTATCGGAACCCGCCGAAAATGACCTGCGAGATATCGTCCGCTATATCTCCGCGCAATTGCCGGCTCCGATGACTGATCTGAAGATAATGAACACCATTGAGGAAGCTATCACAGGTTTAGCTGACATACCACACAGTTGCCCTCCTGTTACGGATGAAAGGTTGGCCTCAATGGGCTACCGCAAACTGATTATAAAAAACTATATTGCCTTCTTTACAATTGACGAAAAGGCCAAAGTCGTTGACGTTGAGCGTATCCTATACACAAGGCGCGATTGGCTTCAGATTCTGTAA
- a CDS encoding LemA family protein translates to MLAPVLIGLLILAGLYVMVSYNGLVTLRQRVKNAWAQVDVQLRRRYDLILNLVETVKGYASHEREVFERVTEARAKAIAASGVEAQSGAENMLTGTLKSLFAVAENYPQLKADANFHSLQEELASTESKIAFARQFYNDTVQKMNTRVETFPSNLVARAFGFGMAEYFSLESEPEARGPVKVNFG, encoded by the coding sequence ATGCTGGCTCCTGTACTCATCGGCCTCTTAATCCTCGCCGGACTCTACGTGATGGTTTCTTACAACGGCCTTGTGACGCTCAGGCAGAGGGTTAAGAACGCCTGGGCGCAGGTGGATGTCCAGCTCAGGAGGCGTTACGACCTCATACTGAACCTGGTGGAAACCGTCAAGGGATACGCCTCTCACGAGCGGGAGGTCTTCGAGAGGGTAACCGAGGCCAGGGCAAAGGCCATAGCCGCCAGCGGGGTGGAGGCGCAGTCTGGCGCTGAGAACATGCTTACCGGCACCTTGAAGAGCCTCTTCGCTGTAGCGGAGAACTACCCGCAGCTCAAGGCAGACGCCAACTTCCATTCCCTCCAGGAGGAACTCGCTAGCACTGAGAGCAAGATTGCCTTCGCCAGGCAGTTCTACAACGACACGGTCCAGAAGATGAATACACGGGTTGAGACCTTCCCCTCCAACCTGGTGGCCAGGGCCTTTGGCTTCGGCATGGCAGAGTACTTCAGCCTCGAATCTGAGCCTGAGGCCCGGGGGCCCGTGAAGGTCAACTTCGGGTAG